The nucleotide sequence TTAATTTAGAAAAATATGAAGAATATAGAGGGGATAATAAGCAGAAAAAATTTATTGATGAGGTTTCTAACCCAGTCATAAGTATAACAAAAGATCTTTTCTTTCGTAATTTACATGCATATTCTAAGAATCTTGAAGAAGAATTTCAAATTCGAGAAATAGATGTTATGAAAGAAGAAATAAAAAGAGAGTTACTTTTATTTATAAAACGAAAAAAATGGATAAATAAAGAGCGAATAAAGAAAATAGTAAAAAGTAATGCGTATGATGGTATAGAAACTGTCTAAAAAATATAAAAGAATTAATAAAGTTAAAGTTGATCTGGCACCAAGTGTTATTATAGTGCTGTGAGGAGAAGATAATGAAAACTATCTTTTTTTATACAAGAAAATAAAAAAAGACCCATAAAACGAGTCTTTTAAAAGATAGAAAAATCTGTTGAGGTGGGATTTTTCTAGGTGGATTCTAAAATTTAACTAGACTAGAGTAATTTCACATAAGCTCAGAAAAGAGAGTCTGAGAACATATGCTTCGAATCCACTTACCAATATTTTAATATCAAATATGTAAAAAGACAATGTATTCTAAATAAGTTAAATAAACTAAATTTAGTATCCCTGGATAATGAGATCACTATCCATGATCTATTCTACGGTGATTTTGAATTTGCTATCCAAGAAGAAGTGAGGCCATTCTATAAGTTTAATAATCTAATTATGATCTTTTATAGGGCCTTAGTTAAAGAATATGAGATCAAAGAGAGTAGCACCTTTAGTTAATTCCGTTATATGAATATTTATTATTTTTTTCTAAGTTTTTATATAGAACGCTGGTGATTGGAAGTATACCCATTAATTCAGTAGTGATATAAGAGATCAATGTAACCAAGATAAGGCTGTCCAAATATTCAAAAGAACCTGTCATTTCTAAAAGAAGCACATTTCCAGTGAGAGGGGTTCTCATAACTGCAGTGAAAAAAGCCGCCATTCCTAGAACTAAAAAATATTGCTGTAAATTTTGATTGCCACTTGAAAAAAATTCTAATCCCATACCAAATAAATTTCCTGCTAAAGCTCCTAAAACTAAGCTTGGAAGAAACAAGCCACCAGGAAATCCTGGTCCATTACTTAAGATTGTAAAAATTAATTTACCTAATAACAAACATGCGATAAATTTAAATGTTAAAGTTTCATGTCCAGCTTTTAAAATTAATTTATAGCCAACTCCTTGGACATCTATAATAAATATTCCTATTATGATAGAAATAGCAAAGATAATTAGAGATTTAAAAAGCGGAGTAACTTTTAATTGTAAGTAGAAATTCTGAAATTTTAGAAGATTAGTAGTAAATAACATTCCTAATATACTGATTAAAATTGCAAATATAAATACAAATATAAAATTTTGGAAATGATTAAGGGTATTTGGAATAAAACCTTGAAAGTTAAATAACCTTTCCTTCCCTAAAATTGTTTGGTTAACAACTTCAGCAGTAATGCTACCCAAAGAAATACAAATAAGTAGTACTGGAGTAAGAGATTTATGAATTTCTTCGATAGTAAAAATAATTCCAGAAAGAGGAGAACTAAAAGCTGCTGAAAGCCCACCACTGATACCGCTACTTATAAGGTGTTTTTTATTCACATCAGAAACTTTAAAGATTTTTCCAATCCCATACCCGACTTGGGATCCTAATTGAATAGACGGTCCTCCCCTTCCAAGAGAAAGCCCACTTCCAATACTGAGAAGACCTCCAACAAATTTATAAAAAAGTTCTTTAATCCAATTATATTCAAATTGCATGAGGAGTACCCCTTTTATTTGTGGAATTCCACTTCCTTTTATCATAGGATGTTTAGTAATCAATCTGTTAAGTAAGATTGCAATAAAAATAAAAACAACTATAGTTATTCCAAATAAATATAGTTTACCAGAAGCTATTTCAGAAAAAGTTTTTATTCTAAGGTTAGTCATTAAGTTTAGAGAAATGCGATAAGATACGACTACTAATCCTGTCAAAAGACCAGTCATAATGCTTAATAGATACAGCCTTATATTTTTATTTTGAATTATTTCACTTAAATTGCCTAAGTTCATTTAGTTCTCCTCTTTTTAAGTTATTGAAAGTATTCTTTTTGTAATATTTTTTTACCTATTATTAATTATACTACATAAAATGATAAAGTTAAGGAAGGGTTATTACTTTTAATGGTAATCAGCAGATAGTTCTGACTCTATTTTGAGAAAAATATATTAAAAATAGTTAGATGATACAGGAAGTAATGCAATATTTTAGATTTCATTTTTTTCTATTTAAAAAATTGACTTCTTAAAACTTGAGACTAGTTAAGTTCTTTAAATTAATTTTGCTTGTGA is from Psychrilyobacter atlanticus DSM 19335 and encodes:
- a CDS encoding ClC family H(+)/Cl(-) exchange transporter: MNLGNLSEIIQNKNIRLYLLSIMTGLLTGLVVVSYRISLNLMTNLRIKTFSEIASGKLYLFGITIVVFIFIAILLNRLITKHPMIKGSGIPQIKGVLLMQFEYNWIKELFYKFVGGLLSIGSGLSLGRGGPSIQLGSQVGYGIGKIFKVSDVNKKHLISSGISGGLSAAFSSPLSGIIFTIEEIHKSLTPVLLICISLGSITAEVVNQTILGKERLFNFQGFIPNTLNHFQNFIFVFIFAILISILGMLFTTNLLKFQNFYLQLKVTPLFKSLIIFAISIIIGIFIIDVQGVGYKLILKAGHETLTFKFIACLLLGKLIFTILSNGPGFPGGLFLPSLVLGALAGNLFGMGLEFFSSGNQNLQQYFLVLGMAAFFTAVMRTPLTGNVLLLEMTGSFEYLDSLILVTLISYITTELMGILPITSVLYKNLEKNNKYSYNGIN